Genomic segment of Chelmon rostratus isolate fCheRos1 chromosome 2, fCheRos1.pri, whole genome shotgun sequence:
CCCATCTTGTGACGAGCTCATGGCTACACAGccaaaagaaatgacagaaaaccaGCAAAGCTTCTGAGGACAGAAGGTGATGACCTACAGACTCTTGAACATCCTGAAAACCATCATTTTCCTCTCCAAACAAGTGACAACAGACACAACTTTGGAAGTCATCAGCTACTGTTGCCGGTGGATGAATACTTTACTTTCCTGGCTTGTAGCACATGTACAGGGAAATAAAGTGTgaccatacacacacagagctgacaggtAAGTCAGGGAACCATCCTCAGTGTGACAGTCACACTGTGCCCTCTAGTGGATAAAAAAGGGACTACACAGCTGCACTCGTtttaatgatgaaaacacatcacGAACAAAAAGCTGTTGATTCACAGAGTCCTTCAATCCTAATGAAAACACTTAATGTTAGCTATGCTAAACAGCTGTGCACTGTTTCAATCACTGAAACTCTTTAATAAAGAACATCCACTTCAACTCCCTGAACTTGGTTTTTGATGGCTGTTCAGCAGCACTTGCTCAGTGACATGTTTGATATTAGCAGAGCAACTCAACAGTGTATGGGTAAATGCTGGTGAAAAAGAATTCAACTTGAGACTAGGGCTGTGCCAAAACATATTATTCATGACAATACCAGTATCATTtttaatatgataaaaaaatgTAGATAGTGATATTGGCAATATTTGTCTTTCTGTAATGATGTCATACTGTTAAGCACAGCGACAACAGGAATGGCTCAATGTGAAAGTAACCACGCTGCCAGCTTTGCGTTGGTGGAGCTACTTCCAAAAAGTGGAGCGACTACAGCAGTGTGGTGGTGGTTTGTTTACAAAGGATCAGATGTACAACAAAGTGCAGGAGGACTAACAAACCTAATTCACCAACTCAAGCAGAAGCAACCGGGCGACTACGAGGAGAGCTCAACAGCTGCTGTAGTCCCAAACAAGCCAACAAACTAGATTAGCTTGAGTTGTTCTCAGTATTTTGTCATGAAGTCAAGAATAGCATGATCGCAGAAACTCCCTGaaatattgtgatattattGAAGAGCCACACCGCCCACCCATGTCTGAGACCATCTTTAATTTCTTGCCCTTGGATTTCAAACACAGATTTACAGTCTATCAAAGGGCAAGAAGACAATCGGCCACAATCAGTCCACAAATCTCTGTTTGAAAATAGTGTCAGCATGTTCCTCATCAGTTGGTTCCTCTTACACGTTTTTCAGTGAACTGGAAGCAAATTCCTCATTGTCGTCGTCAGTGGCGATGACCTAAATCTGAGCAGCACATCTCTACACGTGCAGAGGATTTATTCGTGACTGACGGACATCAAGTTATGACTGTGAGTGTGCTAACAGGTCTTACTTTTCATAGTTCCagcttcttcctcatcctcgTCGTCGGAGTTGATGACCATGGTGCCCAGCTGTGACTGCATGGTTCCCGTGTCCTCGTGCGCGATCATCGTCTGCGCGGTGCCGCCGAGCGACCCTGCGGCCCGGATGGTTCCCGAGTCGCCCGTTCCTGCCCGCACCATCGTCCCCTGGTCCACCTCGTCCTCATCCTCAAGCACATGAGCAGAAGGTGAAAACACGTCAAGTGGGAACTAATCGTGTGGTGTTATTTCCACAAACAAATGGTGTGATGAGAACTGTTCTTCACTGAGCTTCTGCCTGGAACATCAAACCCACCAACACCAGACACATCAAAAGATTCTCTAAAACCAAACTGATTCATCTCAAATAGATGTTACtttagttttgctgtttttagagCCTTTTtgactgtttattttttgtgttgctATTTATACCTACAGTAATTTACTCATTATCTAATCTTTATATTTGGCTTGGTTCCATTGCTGTTTGTGTACTCCAGGAGAAATAGGGACCACTTTAAAGAAGGTAATAGGGATCTAGCATTTTGAGCTAAATAATTTCACTCTAACTGCAACTACAACCAACAGCAAATCTAATTTTATTAAATGTCCATTTGTTTAAGGCTGGAAAGTTAAAAATTCAAAGCAGATTAACCAGGTGGTTGGTTGGTGCTGGTCCCTGTGTCTCGAAAGATCTGTcctggacaaaaaaaatccattcaggCCTCAACAGTCAAtcttttactgtgttttctgctggaGAAGAATATTTCTCATCGAGGCCAAAGACAGGGTTTTGCCTGTTATGTGTATTCCCGTCTGTACCGAGTTGTCGTCGTCTTCTGcatcctgctctctctgctctgcctcctcttgtctcttcaGTTTGATCTCCATGGCGTCTGTGATCAGAGCTTTGAGGATGGAGTTGGGCTTGGCTGATTTGATGAATGgatgctgacagcagagagacgaaCAACGAGAGAAAAAGGTTAAATTCAATTTTCTTTATTAGGGTTTCTGACCAAACACGCTTCATCTAATATCAGTTCAGGTTCAGAGGTAGAGTTTTTCTCAATGTTACCTGTAACAACTGAGTGGCTGTCGCCCTATTTTCTGGGTTTTTCACCAAACACTGGCTGACAAAGTCTCGAAATGTCTGAGACCACAGATCTGGGTTCCTGAATGTTGGCGGGGGGTTGGTGGGGATCATGAAGATGGCCTGGAAGAGGAGACATAAATCAGTACATGCAAGACAAACAACTCAACATAACTCATGTCAcactttccctctttctgcctTCTTTAAACATCTCTGCACACAAATAAACTTCTCTTTACCAAAACTTTATCCctcactaaacacaaacacaagctctATCAGCCATACACTCTCCGCTGTACAGACTCTCTCACCCTCATGGGATGGATGTCAGCGTAAGGCGGCTTCCCCTCCGCCATCTCTATAGCTGTTATCCCCAGAGACCAGATGTCCGCCACACAGTTGTAGCCGATCTCCTGAATGACCTCTGGAGCCATCCAGAATGGCGTGCCGATGACCGTGTTTCTCTTCGCCATGGTGTCCTGAGGAACAGAGGTGGAACCGGAAAATGAACCAGGAGCGGTCATCAAATGAAGCTGAACATTAAAGCTACTTGTGTCCATGAGATGTCAGAGAACATCCCCCATCCAATCTGATCTCCCTTTTTCTCCCCTCGCattaagcaaaataaaacaaactacaCAAAGTATGGATTGGCTGTGTAAATTTTCACTCACTGTGAGTTGTCCAGCAACTCCAAAGTCGGCCAGCTTGGCCTGACCCTCTGAGTTCAGCAGGATGTTTCCTGCTTTGATGTCCCTGTGGATTTTTCTCATGAAGTGAAGATACTCCAGACCCTTCAGAGTGGCCTGCAGGATGGTGGCAATCTCCTCTTCTGTTAGctacaacacacacgcacacgcacacacaaagacacacacaataAGAGATAAATCTGAAATACATCAAAGTACTCAGAATCGGGTAGAGTGTGTTGTAGTGGagtgtctgtcttctgtcttcttctaTGTCCAtgaagacacataaacacacatgctctatacacactttgtgtgtgtgtgtgttatgttacCGTCTTGTTGCGTATCCGGATGATATCAGACACCGATCCGGCTCCGCAGTATTCCATAATGATCCACAGGTCACTGTTTTTGAAGTAGCTGCCATAGTACCGCACCACCTGGGGACTGAACACAGAGATGAAGCTCAGGGTGACACAGTCGGTCTGTCATAGTGCAGAAGACTGTTGTCACTTTCAAAACTCAGTTAGTTTTTGTTGGTTAACTCCAGAGAATTTTCatccaaacacaacactgtcatTCAAGCAGCAAGGATATTTTATCTGTGTGGCAACAACAAgacaattcaaagtgctttacataagaaaaaagacattaaGAAAAGATAAACTGTACATATTACACAAGGCCATagaaaaagacaacagaaaaacccacagtgcAGCACTGCAGTACAGTAAAGTGCAAGATATGAGTAAATAAGTTTCTCAAAGTTTAACTTCATAAAAGTGACAAACAGAAGTGTTTTAAGCCCTGAATTAAAACAACAGAGTTGGAGCAGACTTTAACTTTTCTGGGAGTTTGTTCCAGATATGTGGAGCATAAAACTGAACGCTGCTCCTCCAAGTTTAGCCTGGACTCCGGGGACAAGAAGGAGAACTGATCCAAGACCATCTGagaccatctgtctgtctggcccAAAACCATTCAGTGCTTTTAATACACAATAAGGGGCACAGTTAATATGATCCTAACTCAGACTCATGGTGGCTGCAGATAAAGTCTGAAATGCACACTCTGGATTTTATCCCCCATCACTTACACTGAGACTGCCATCGGAGGGGGTCTTTAATTTCAACTGTCACAGcattacaaaaacaacacaaattaaaCCGGTTTTACAGTAAAACTGAAAGCTTGAAATGGTCTGTGCCACTGTTTGGATCTTTCTCCACACAAATAACTGTGATTCCAGTGCACAAAAACACCCCGCCGTGTTTCCCCACAAAGCTTTTGTGACAACAGTCATTTAATCTGAAAAGGTGGGGGATGTTCGCTGACGGAAACCCCCCAGAAAACCCGATGAAAGAGTGTATGTTTGATGTCTGATTCTTGTTTCCACAGTGGGTGAAAGACATGAACCACGAGAACAGGCACCTGTTACACTGCTGCATAATGGAGATTTCCTTGATGATCTCCTGAAGATCCGACTCCACAGGAACCTGTTTGATGGCTACAATCTCCCCGGTCTCTTTATAATGGGCTTTAAACACACAGCCATAcgacctgcagacacacaaagacagaggttTAACATGTGGTGTTGGCGGTTTGATTTACctgtgaatgaataaatggcTGCTCACATGTCAGTCTACTCACAACAACAGTTTCTGTACTAAAATCTCTTGAGTTGGCAGGAAGTAGGATGAAACGCCTGAATTTAAATCATACACATAATGTAATCTGTAAAATTTCAATTTAAAAGCAGCACCAATCATTTTTTCTGGATCCTATCAACACATGAAACCCTGGACCTCCACCCAAAGGCTCCAACTTCAAACTTCACCACCTGTCTGCTCACACAAATACTTCTTATTTTACATGACtacaattacattttcattgacTGGAGCTTGATTACACCTGACAGCAATGATCAAAACACTGTGGATAAAGACAACATACTGTATCAGCCTGAACataagatgacaaaaaaaaaaaaaaaaagtgggggTTATATCAATTTCAGGACCAGATTCAGGAACAGATGTTCTTTTTGAATGGAAAAAGGCTGAAGGTTGTCATCCCTGTGAGTAGTTAATCCGGTTTAACCAACAGGAGTTTTTGACAGCTTGTGCTGTCAACATGTTGGAGGAAATAAATTCCTGCGGCTCGTCGTAGCAACTAAAGTTCACATTAACCGATACGCTGAAACTACTTAGTTTGACACTTAAGTCGTGTTGATGTTTGGTAGCACCACAGAGactaattaaattaaaagtagCTTTTAACAACTCTGGTGAAAAGTCCAAATTAACCAAAATGatgctttcacttcctgtggccaAGAAGGGAAAAACGCTTTTcttaatgcagtgtttcctaCGGAATAAGGGAAGAAGAGGcaaaaggctgaaaacagctggaacaaaaacagaaaggtaCGTCAGCGAGGACAGAGCATCATGATCAGCTGATAACTGTTCAACCTGAATGTACAGttagtgaaaaacaacaacagtgacataGGGTGGTGAAAACCTCCACACAGGGTAATATTACTGTACCCTGTTCTCAGGCAGGTGAATATATAACAATATAACCAAACACATAATGACAGCCTACACTGCAAactgttaaacataaataaattagtACTTGTTTGcttaatttgtttaattgttgTCAAATTTAGCCAAGTTAGCAACTTTTTAGCCCTGTCACAGAGTGTAATGCTTTACTGACGCTAGTTAGTGTGAACAGGAGAATATATGAACTAAGTAAAATAATAACTAATGATTCCTCAACTGTTAAAAGAGCAGTTTGTTGTACTGTCATGGAAAACGCTGTGCAAGAGAAAAGGCTTCAAAGATGACGACTGTCTGATAATATCTGTATAATATATAAGACTGGAGAAGATGGTCTTTAATTAAAGGACTAAAGCTAAATCAGGACCAGGAAACAACCTCGACggtcttcatttcattttgctgtgtgttgtgcttGGCTTTTTCAGCCTGAGGAACGAATGCTCATCAGCTGTCAACATCTGTTGTCACTTTAGATGTTCTTTCCTGGAGCTGTTCTGGATCGTTCTCTCATTATGTTCTCACACCTTTTCATTTTAACACATCTTGAGTTTGTTCTCACCTGCCCAAATGAACTGAACGGGAGAAAATGCTCGAAGGATCCAATAAACAGCTTTAAACATCGCTGGTGTGAATATTGGTCTCATGAACACCAGAGGGGCTGATTATTGGCTCATGTTGCAGaaagaaaccacacacagaGTCTGAGTTTCTGTCACTcagtagcacaaacacacacgcagccacGGCGTCAATCAGCTTCTCAGAACAGGAAGTGCGTTGAGAAACAGGATATGAAGAGGCAATGTTTATGTTAATGGTTAGCAGAGAAGGGAGGAGCTGaacaaagagggagaaggaatGAGGCAGAGATCGAGACAGACGGGTGACAGAGAAAGTCACAGCTGGTTAATAAGATTTCTTTAAACTCAGACAGAAATGTGGAAAGACAGGCGTCCTCATCCATCAGGACTGTGGGACGGGTTGATCGTCTGACTCACCCTTCGCCCAGCTTCTCCAGGACATCAAAGACTTCCTCTGGCTGCTTGGTGAGACTGTCCTCACTCAGCTTCTTcagctgtctgtaacaacagagagagacgcGTGAAGGACGATGAGAAAGGAGCCGAGGCTAAAGAAGAAACTCAGTGATTGTTGTCATCATCGATTCATCTGCTAATAAGTTCGGGATTAAATGATTAGTATcttggtcaataaaatgtcagaaagtaatGAAGAATGTCTTGTTTCATCTGACCGAAAGCACAAAATCCAAAGAAATCAGTCTGAATTtccaaacagagaaaagcagcaaatcttcacatttgagaggctggagcCGGAGACTGTTTCATACTATTGCTTAAATAATGGCCTCAATGATTGATCAATTATCCAGTTAGAAACTGTATCAGCTCTATGTAAGACACCTCACTTTATCACCTTCTCCCATCTGAGATACAGAAATCACCGttctaatattttattttctgaatcCCTTTTACCCCCAAAGGAACTTTTATCCACTTGTAAATCTGTATTCATTAACTCACAGTGCAGAGTTTAAAACAGTGACTAATACATCAGCCTTAAATGAGACAGAGTGACTGAATTTGACTACAAAAAGTTGTCgatacagattttttttgtattttcagcacttgaaagaaacagaagttaAACAGTAAAAATAGCTGAAACATCAGAGTACCAACATTTTAGTTGTTCATGTGTTTAGTGAGGATGTGCCAGCATAATAACTGACAACCATGCAGAATATTTAATTCATCCTCTTTTTTGGGTGCAGCTTTGCGCTCTCCTGGAATGTGAGCAGCACTACAAAATATCTCAAGATGTTTGATAAGCCAAGACAGGACAAAAATAGTCTCAGTACGCTAACAAAAATAGATCCACACATGTCCTCCATGCAGCCTGTGACGAGCCATTCTCAGGAGGACcacaggaagacagaaggaaTATCAAATcaagtaaatgtaaaataaaacacgGACTTGACTTTCAACAATGTTCCCACACCAGGGAGGATGTGGTTTGGCATGAGCCCTAGCACCCCCAGCAGCACTACCAGGGCTACCAGGACTGATTTTAAATGACAGTGTCCACACTGTCGCACTCAtgacacactgtaaaaacatacATACTCTCTTTGTTCAATGCATTGTTCTTGTCATAACTGCCTGCATCACCCACATACCGGCTTGGTAtgttatgctagcagcagctCATGTAGCCTGTAGCCTGCAGCGGAGAttagcagcagctccagaggtCTGCTAAAGTCACTactttctaactccacaccaaCAGATTTGTTTCATCTTCGAACAGACTgaacgctgactcaagtgacatcacttgaggcaataTATCAGACTTCAggcagctccctctggagacgCTAAAGGCTTTATGCTACTTTTAACATATGCGATATGACTCCTAACaacctgtaaacagactctgatgtgtaaatttcctctttgcttttctaTTTTGGTTGGTTGTGATGattgtattgttgtttttgtattaaaagtAGCACGCTTTAGGAAATACAAACTAGAATTACAAAGAATTAAACAGAGTGTTAATTTAATCTCTTGCATCAGAGGATGAACAGAAACGTCATCAGACTGCAAACCCTTTTTGTTTGTCCGTCAGTCCTCTGTAAAGCCTCTAGGCCAAACTTTATACTCTGCCCAGTCCGGCCATATGCCAAGCTGCACAGTGCATCAACCTCAAAGCCGCAGAAGAAACACAGAGCTGAGCATTGAAATGCTAATCTACCGTAGCAGCTCAGAATCTGCATTTCAAGTGGTCTCTGTGAACTTCTACAAATGCATGTGAGTATCTGCTGTGGATAAAAGTGCTGGACACACCAAATGTAAACATTactaaatataaaatgaaagcttttctttcttgtttttcaaaTAATTCTATTTCCACTGATCTGATTCTATTCAGTAGTACTAACTGCTGCTTATGATACCGTCCTTCCATGATACATGCACCACTTACGTatgtaaaactgtgaaataaaaggCAGCCTTCTGAGTCTTTGGATGAGTAAACTTTAACTGCTTTAATTCAACTGtaatgttaattaattaaaatgtgctgAAGGAGTATTTAACCAAATGtgaacacaaaagaaaaaaatcagtctAAAGGTGCATATGGTTTTCACCGTTTTGTCCCAGATTCATATGTTAATGTCCCAAATCCACTTTCTAAAAACTGAGACTTCAGAGACCAGACGGAGGTACAGCTGCTGTTCGGCAGACAGTCTGAAGGCTCGTCTTGTGTTGAAGCTGCTGAACGACATTTTCCACCACTTAAGGATTGGATTGGATTCCCTGTTTGTTGTCTCAAATTATCTTTGATTTGAATAGTTGGGTGGACCGTTCCAGGACTCGACTAAAGCAGCTTTAGGTGTTCAATACACAAATAAACCACCCTGGACATATCAGGCTAAAATGATCTAAAGACTCCTCAATCAGCTgaatgaggaaacactggatgAGTGAGAGGGCAGGACAGCATGAGAGCAGCATGTTTTACCAGCATCCTCCTGATAGGGCGACAGAACAGGAACTCCTCAGTTCCTACTGTCAAACGCTGAATGACCAAACCAAGCTAACAAACACGCTTcataaaccaaacaaaaaactgcaagTGTACCTCTGATAATGATCTATTATATACATCTATGAGTTATAtagcttcattttcttttttttgactgtCAGCGTTTTAATATGAGGGATTTCTGatctgattttaaatattttgaggTGTTTCCTGAAATCTTTTAGTCTGACCTTCTGATGAAAATTGGAAATATGCATATGTTTGATTTATTTCGCTTGTAGGCAACATAAATTTGCTCTGAAAGCCCAGTGAATAACGATCAGGGTTTCACAGAGCTGTAACAGCACAGGCCGCCTCGTCTGAAACAAAGATGACCCCCGTCTACATCAGaaaaaagtcagacatttttgtttaaaacatcGACCTTCAGGGGGAAAGAGCAGAGGCGTGTGAGCGTCTAATAAGTGTGTCTACTGTCTAGCAGCCGTCTACAAACTAAACTGATTATGACATGTGATGTGTCACGATCTTACACCTCAGCTGATTAATTTCCTGATTAGGGCTGCGACTAATCATGTTAAAGATTAGTCTCATTAACAATTGattttttgattgttttatcTGTAACTGCTTCTTTTGTCTCATCATGACTGACCCAGATATCCAGTTTACTCTCCTTTATaaacacatattcacatttaagaagcagGAATCAGTGGATGTTTGGCTTTCCTGCctgaaaaatgattaaatgttcAGTTAATTGACTGATTGTTTCAGAGCTAACCCCAATCACTGGAATTACTGATGGTAAACCCAGAGAGCTAAAACACTTAAAGTCAATATATTGTAGTTACACTCTTGTTTAacaacacacatgtacatgtacaaatTTGAATCAGGTTGTTTGTTCAGGTGACTACATATGACAGAAATAATGGGAGTGGTGGTGGACAGACATGACTGCTAACTTAGTCACACACAGGaggacaaactgacacactaacacacagccacccacccacccacccacacacacacacacacacacacacacacacacacacacacacacagtgcagagatGATAAAATAGAGATGATATTTTGTACCCAAAACCTGCTGTGATGCCTCACACTCCTGTCGCCATGGAAACCCCACCTGACACCGTGTCACACCCATGGCTTTAAACCCAACACATGCACCTGATGAACAACAATTACTGAGGCCCATTCAGTTACACCTGCAGAGATTAGAGGAGTTAACTCGAGATTTGCAAGCAGAGTTGAGGCATTAAACTGGATCAGCAGCGCTTTGATAGTGACAAAGCTCCGAGATCAGGACCGATGCTGATTCACTGAGAGGTGGACTCGCGTGCGACCGGTTTTTAAACACTTATTTCTGTCCAAGAAAAGAATGAGAAGCGACCAGTTTAACTCAGCACAGGCTTACAGAAACACGTTCATGCTAAGTTTTCTCAAACATCCCATGAAAACCCCCCAAATGTTCTGGTCCTATTAGCTTCACAGGAGCTGAAGCGAAGCCGCGCGAGATCCATCACCTCTTAAACCCGTTAAAAGTTGTGAAGATGTGTTGTTAACGTTTCCGTTTTAACCGTATTTAGCCAGCTCCTGTTCTCTTACAATCGGTTATGTAATGTCATCTAACTCACTCCCACGCTACTGAGTTTCTCCGGGCAGGTATTTTCAGCCCACCGCCGGCTAACTTCACTCAAACGCAGACTCCACAGATAAAATCAATGAGGATGTCAGATATGTGAAGCCGTGTTTTCACTCTCGGCGTAACGTTACCTGCGAGGGTGATTCCTCATCTGtactttgtctttgttctccaTGTTGTCCTCCTCGGAACACTCACAGTCCTTTCAATCGGCTGCAGTCAAACTTGACCGGGCTTGTCAACGTTTCAAAGTAGACACTCACAGCTAATAGGAACGGACCACCGTCTGCTAGCTCgctaactagctagcagcagctagcaGAGCAGCTAGCCCGTCGTGCTGTGCTACAGCGGCGTCCCTGTTAGCGCTGCCTGTTAGCCGCCAAACACACGACGTCTGTTCATCATTTTGTAAAACGACGTTTACGCGGCGCACACACTTCGCCCAGCTGCCGTATCCTCGCCGTTCGGTTCATCCCCCTCCCGAGTCTGGACAACTTTGGACTTGTTTGACAAACCGCTTGGCAGCCGTTGTGACATCCTCTAGAAAAAACCAGGAAGAGTAGTGAAGAGTGGGGAGGAAGGCGGGCCAAACAAAGGCTGCAGTGCGGGCGGTGAGCAGGAGGGGGCGCCACATACACTGAGTCAGTGGATGGAGTCAAATAAAATCTGCATGCAGTTCTCGAAAAGATGGAGTTTTGAGCTTGCTGTTGATGCACAAACGAAATGGAGACTCACAGCTGCAAGGAATTTAAAGATGTGAAGATAAAGATCCAGAAATACCTTACAAGATAAAAAACAAGGAATATATCTTTTACTGTTAAATCCGTGTTAGGTGTAATTTACAGTTGCAGTTTCTCAAGCTGCATTTTACTTGACATTAAATGATGTGAactgtcatttcctgttagtATTCAATTTTATAGTACATTTATTTCTCGTATactattaaaaacaaagtgatgtGATAATTGAGTTtgagtacattttttaaaagtcaaaattctctgactccagcttcttaaatgtacattttttctGGCTTATTCACAGTGATaaacagttttcatcattttctcccattttatAGAGCAAACAACTAATAGATTCAAgtggaaataatcattagctgctgCCCTGCACATGTATATGATACTGTCAACATGCTGTATGGAATTAGGACACAGTCCTAGTCTTGAATACTGTCAGTACTACATATCCTATATGTTCCTCCTTCT
This window contains:
- the LOC121614666 gene encoding serine/threonine-protein kinase 4-like; the encoded protein is MENKDKVQMRNHPRRQLKKLSEDSLTKQPEEVFDVLEKLGEGSYGCVFKAHYKETGEIVAIKQVPVESDLQEIIKEISIMQQCNSPQVVRYYGSYFKNSDLWIIMEYCGAGSVSDIIRIRNKTLTEEEIATILQATLKGLEYLHFMRKIHRDIKAGNILLNSEGQAKLADFGVAGQLTDTMAKRNTVIGTPFWMAPEVIQEIGYNCVADIWSLGITAIEMAEGKPPYADIHPMRAIFMIPTNPPPTFRNPDLWSQTFRDFVSQCLVKNPENRATATQLLQHPFIKSAKPNSILKALITDAMEIKLKRQEEAEQREQDAEDDDNSDEDEVDQGTMVRAGTGDSGTIRAAGSLGGTAQTMIAHEDTGTMQSQLGTMVINSDDEDEEEAGTMKRRDETMQPAKPSFLEYFEQKEKEANSHNDGGGRGENNADNRKLPAEGDLQVVSTWSVEELRLRLASLDPQMEQEIEEIRQRYQAKRKPILDAIEAKKRRQQNF